The genomic interval TTTGTAACCCCGGGTGCAACGCACCCGGGGCACGTAATATTCACCACGGCATGTGATAATCCCCCGGAAACGCATGACAATCCTGACAATATGCGATATTCGGTGATGGCATCCTCCATAACCAACAAAACATAATAGGACTCCGTCAGGAGTCCCTGTGTTTGTAGCCCCGGGTGCAACGCGCCCGGGGGCACGTGATATTCACGACGGCGCGTGATATCCACAACGGCACGCGATAATCCCCGGGAACATATGATATTCCCGGCACATGATATCCACAACGACACGCGATAATCCCCGGAAGCACATAATATTCCCCGACATGCAATATTCACGACGGCATGTGATAATCCCCTGCAAACACATGATATCTCCAACATACGATCGGATAACACGCGATGCCGCCGGGAACATATAATATTCCGACGATGACACCCAATATTTCCCTCAACCACATACCCTAAAAAAAAAAACGCCGTCCCTGTCGAGACGGCGTATTATATCATGACGCAATAAGTTCAGAATTCCTTTAGAATTCAGCGCTCTTAGGTGTTCTTGGGAATGGAATGACGTCCCTGATATTACCCATGCCGGTTACGAACAGCACAAGCCTTTCGAAACCAAGGCCGAAACCTGCATGTGGCGCAGTTCCGAAACGGCGGGTATCGAGGTACCAGCTCATTTCTTCAACGGGCAGATGCATTTCCTGCATGCGGGTAACGAGTTTATCGTAGTTCTCTTCACGCTGTGAGCCACCTACTATCTCACCGATGCCAGGGAAGAGGATATCCATTGCCCTTACAGTTTTGCCATCTTCATTCTGCTTCATGTAGAAGGCTTTGATAGCCTTTGGATAATCCGTCAGGATCACTGGTTTCTTGAAGTGTTTCTCTACGAGGTAACGTTCGTGCTCGCTCTGGAGGTCAGCGCCCCAGTCTTCTATCAGGTAGTTGAATTTCTTGGTTTTGTTAGGTTTGCTGTTCTTCAGGATGTCGATGGCCTCGGTATAGGTAATGCGTACGAACTCGTTGTTCAGTACGAATTCCAGCTTTTCGATCAGTCCCATGTCACTGCGTTCCTGCTGTGGCTTCTGTTTTTCTTCGTCTGCCAGGCGTTGAGCCAGGAATTCCAGGTCTTCCCTGTTGTTTTCCAGCGCATAGCCTATCACATATTTAATGAATGCCTCTGCCAGGTTCATGTTGTCTTCCAGGTCATAGAACGCCATTTCCGGCTCTATCATCCAGAATTCCGCCAGGTGACGGGCGGTGTTGGAGTTCTCTGCACGGAAGGTAGGGCCGAAGGTGTAAATATCCCCGAAGGCCATGGCACCGAGTTCTCCTTCCAGCTGACCGGATACGGTCAGGTTGGTGGCACGGCCAAAGAAGTCTTCTTTATAGTCAATTTCGCCGCTTTCTGTCAGTGGCGGATTTTTAAGATCGAAGGAAGTGACATGGAACATTTCTCCCGCACCTTCTGCGTCAGAAGCCGTGATGATAGGCGTATGCAGGTATACGAAGCCCTTTTCGTTGAAGAACTTATGTACTGCAAATGCCAGGGAATGACGGAGACGGAAGATGGCGCCGAAAGTATTGGTACGGAAACGGAGATGCGCTATTTCCCGCAGGTATTCCAGGCTGGGGCGGTTTTTCAGCTGCAGCGGATATTTTTCCGGATCACAGTCGCCCAGTATTTCCAGTTCTATTGCCTTTACTTCCACACGCTGACCCTTGCCCAGGGAAGGGATCACCTGTCCGGACACGCTGATAGCAGCCCCGGTGGTCAGACGTTTTAATAATTCAGGTGTAACAGATTCCATATCCAGTACTACCTGGATATTATTATTGGTAGAGCCATCATTCAACGCTATGAACTGATTGTTACGGAAAGACCGTATCCAACCTTTTACCACAACAGGATAATCTGTTTTTTCGTCCTGCAGTATCTGCTTGACTTTCACTCTTTGGCTCATATTAATATAAATTTTGGTGTGCAAATTTAAGAGATATACAGCATACTGCATAGTGACGAATTGGGTAATAGCCCCCGGGTACCAAATAAAATGTTAAAATAAATAGCGACCTGTTAAGCGCTGTTTGGCAGGAATGTTGATAGATATTCTGCGCCAAGACCATAAATAGGCTATGGGACGGGGTTCTATAAGGGGAAGTACCGCATGGAAGCTTATCTGGCTGCTGTTGTAAGGGGTTAGAGCAGTGCATTTTTTTTGGATAATAGCGAAACTTGTTTTAATCTTGCGTTATAATCTGCCTGATTAAGTTCTAATTTCCATCTTCATCGGCAGTCCTAAACTCAACATTCCCTATCAGATTTAATAACCAGATTAAATTTATTGGACTCAAAAAACAATTATTTGTAATTGGTGTATGTTGGTATGTAGTGGTACCCACCTCACAACACTTTTAAATTTGACAACACACGATGATGTACGACATCTTACAATTGAACGACATGCTCGTTCCTGAGCTGCTTGACATTGCAGAGAAACTTGATGTGCCAAACGCCAAAAAACTGAGCAAACAGGATCTTATCTACAAAATACTCGATAAGCAGGCAGTAATGGCCTCTGAAGGTAACCCGGCAAATGGAGAAGAAAAGAAAACACGTAAGCGGAAATCAAAGAAAGACGAAGAAGCTGAAGAAGCACATGTAGCAGAAGCCACAGCTGCAGACGAAAAACCCAAACGCGGCAGGAAACCAGCTGCCAGCGGCGTAAAAACCAAAGAGTCTGAATTGGAAGAACCTAAAACACAGGAAACCAAACCAAAGAAAAAGAACTTCGATATAGACCTTGACATCCCCTCTCTTACTTTCGATGACGATGACGATGTGATCATTCCACAATTCACAGAAGATGCTGAAGAAGAAGAAGAGGAAGATGTAATTACAGCTTTACCAGTAGCTGAAGAAGAAGAGGAAGAAGAGGACGAAGATGATTTCGTAATACCGGAAGAACCGGTACTGGCGCAGAAACAGCGCTTCCAGTCAAATAAGAAAGAACCTGCTTTTAATATAGAATTTGATGGTATAATTATCAGCGAAGGCGTGCTGGAGATGATGCCTGATGGCTACGGTTTCCTGCGTTCCTCCGACTATAACTACCTCAGTTCACCAGACGATATCTATGTTTCTCCTTCACAGATCAAGTTGTTCGGACTGAAAACAGGCGATACTGTGAAAGGTTCTGTACGCCCGCCGAAAGAAGGTGAGAAATACTTTGCGCTGCTGAAAGTTGAAACTATCAATGGTAAGTCTCCTGAAGAAGTTCGCGACCGTGTACCGTTCGATTACCTGACGCCTTTGTTCCCTTTCGAGAAATTGCGTTTGACCACTACTTCAAATAACTACTCAACCCGTATCATGGACCTGTTTACCCCAATAGGTAAAGGTCAGCGTGGTTTGATCGTAGCACAGCCTAAAGTCGGTAAAACGATGTTGCTGAAAGAAGTAGCCAATGCTATCGCAACAAACCATCCTGAAGTGTACCTCATGGTAGTACTGATCGATGAACGTCCGGAAGAGGTGACCGATATGGAACGTAGTGTGAAAGCGGAAGTAATTGCTTCTACCTTCGACGAACCGGCTGAAAAACACGTAAAAGTATCTGCTATTGCGCTGCAAAAAGCAAAACGCCTGGTAGAATGCGGGCACGATGTAGTGATCCTGCTGGATTCCATCACCCGTCTGGCCCGTGCACACAATACCGTTGCTCCTGCTTCCGGTAAAGTATTGAGCGGTGGTGTGGAAGCAAACGCTATGCAGAAACCTAAACAGTTCTTTGGCGCTGCCCGTAAAATTGAGAACGGTGGCTCTTTAACAATACTTGCTACCGCATTGATCGATACAGGTTCCAAAATGGATGAGGTGATCTTTGAAGAGTTCAAAGGTACCGGTAACATGGAACTGCAACTGGACCGTAAACTGGCCAACAGGCGTATCTTCCCTGCTATTGACGTATCTGCTTCCTCCACCCGTCGTGATGACCTCTTGCTGGAAAAAGATATCCTGAAGCGCATCCACATCCTGCGCAATCACCTGGCAGACATGAACACAGAAGAATCTATGCACTTCATGCTGCAACACATGAGGGGCACCAAGAACAATGAAGAGTTCCTGATCTCCATGAATGGATAATATCTCCTTCAACAGATAAAAGAAAAGAGGCTGTATCGCAAGTGGTGATACAGCCTCTTTTTGTTTGGATAGCGGATGGAAACTATCTGTACTGCTTCCAGTGACTGACAAGATCTTTCTTCCTTCGGTCGGCCACCTCCAGCTTAACGCCATTTTTCAACAACACTTTGTTGCCGTCATGTTCAATACTACTGATCTGAGATAACTGCACCATCTGGTGATTATTGATCTGGTAAAAACGTAATGCGCCAAACAGATCGGTATAGTAACGGAATGAACGCTCAGCCTGCAATTGCTCTTTATCCACCAGGTGAATAGTACACTTTTCGGTGTTCGCCTCGAGATAGGCGATCGTATTCAGCGGAACGATCATGTCATCCTGCTGTGTAAGCGGGATGACGAGGTCCATATTGATATTTTTCCCACTGTTGAAGTTTTCGAGGAGCACCTTATAGCGGGTGGTGCTGGCATTTGCATGAATACGGCCGGTGATCTTGCTGACGGCCGTCATCAGGCTCTCCCTGTCAATAGGTTTCAGAATGATCTCCACTTCGCTGAAGCGGATAGTGTGGAGGAATTTCTTCTCAAAGGCAGTCACAAACACTGCTTCAAAAGGGGGCACGTCTTTAGTGCCAAGCAACACGTCAAAGCCGGTTCCGTCGGGCATTTCAAGATCGAGGAATACCAATTGCGGCTGATGTTCGCGGATGGTGGCAATACCGTCCGCACAGTCAGAAGCAGTCGCTGCGATCTGCACATCGGGGCAATATTTTTCCAGCATCAGGGATATGATGTCCCGGCTATTGCGTTCATCATCTATAATAACAGCTTTTATCATAGTCCAATATGCTTGTATGGCTAGAGTTGGGGAATCAGGATCCTTACAATAGTACCACTTTCTGTATTATTATTTTCTGATTTGTCTATGACATCGATATGTATACCCGTGTTGTACATCTTGTTCAGTAGTTCGGCCCGGTTAAAGCTGATCTCCATCCCGGACGACTGATGATGTTTGGGGAGCGTACGTAATGTTTTAGAGCGGATGATGCCAATACCATTGTCTTCTATCAGGCATTCCAACATATCCGGGTCTGTCTGGTTGAATTGGATCAGCAGTTTGCCGATCGGATAATTACTGTTGGTCATCCCATATTTCACCGCATTTTCTACATAAGGTTGCAGCAGCATGGCAGGTACTTCCAGCTCTGAAGTGGCAATGGCAGGATCGACAATGATCTCGTATTCCATCTTATGCTCAAAACGCATCTTTTCTAACCCAAGATAAGTATTCAGATAGGCAATTTCATCTGCCAGGGAAATAAAGTTGCGCCTTGAGAAGTCAAGTGTTTTGCGGATCAGGTAAGAGAAGTCCGACAGGTATTTCTGTGCGTATTCAAAATCCCGCTGCATCACAAAGAGCTGAATGGAGTTCAGACAGTTGAAAATGAAGTGGGGATTGATCTGCGCACGGATAGCCTTTAGTTCGATCTCTGTCAGCTTTTTATCGTATTCCGTTTCCAGGTGCATCTTGCGTTGCTCTTCCAGCTCCTGTTTCTTGCGTAATATTTCAGTGGTCTGCTCTTTCACCAGTTCTTCCAGTTGCTCATTCAGTTTGTGTTGCAGCTCTTTATTCTTATTCAGTTGTTTGATGAGCAGTTCCTGTGTACGGGTCCTTTCATGGTGTACCAGCTTGTTCCGGTAGCTAAGACCGGCCAGGAAAAACATGGATTGCAGCAATACACCTGCCACGATGAGCAGGGAAGGGGCAGACATCTCTCCCAATGCATTGATCAGCCCCAGCGGACGGATAAGCATCAGGAAGGAGCCAAAACTGGCCATATAAAAACAAAGAGAGCCAAACAGGAAAAAGCGAACCAGCGGATGATGCCGGGAGCGCCTGGCCAGCGCTATGAATACCACCAGCAGTGGTAATAAGGTGGAAATATATACATAGCTGTAGATCATTGCCGGTACCTGGTATTGTTCCTGGGCAATGCAGTAGAAACAGATAATGATGATACCACCGATAACGGCGGAAACCGTTGTAAACAGTTTCTCCATGAAAGGATACCGCTCCTGCAGGTTCAGGAACGTATTCCCGAATGCCAGGTACATCAGGTAAAAGCAGAACAGCAGCGCCGGAACATCCCAGTAATATTTCAGCATGGGCCAGCGATAGAAGACAGACAGCTGGTAAGGCTGACTTTCCAGTCGCAATGTGAAGAAAAAGATCAACCCCAGCATGTATGCCGCAAAATACATGTACGACTTGTCCGGCAGCTGTATGTAGTTGATAACGGCAATAGCCAGGCATACCAGCAACATACCCATCAAAACATGGATCAGGATGCTTTCTCCACGGAAATACTCCAGTTGACCGCTGCGGAACTCACTATATTGAAGGGCATTGAACAGTACGGGCATCAACCCGTTCTCGTTGTAATACTTGTTATTGATATGAAGATAGAAAGTGCGGGTTTGCCCTGGAGGCACCATCAGGTTGAACCCATAATGCTCCCAGCGGCGTACATCGCCACGGTCTTTCATCAGCCCTGTTTGCATCAGCAGGCGAAGGCGGTTCCTGCCGGAATCCTGTACATACCAGCTCATATCGTCATGCCAGCCGGTGAAGAGCGTCAACACAGAATCATGGCTGCCTGCATTTTTTACATGCAGTTTCAGCCAGCAATTATTGCCTTTTCCAATATGCTTTTTCTCTACATGGAACAGGTGATAGTTGTGGTTAAAAGATGCCGGAATAATCTGTTGTGGTGTCAGTAATCCCCCCTTATCCTCCAGGCTCATAACGTATGGCCGCAAATCAACAGTTGAAGGCAGATAGTCGAAATCTGCTACCAGTGTATCTTTTGCGGGTGTATTCGCCGAAGCATTAATGGAGTAACAAAACAACAGGAAAAGTAAATAAATACGAATCACTGTTTGCTAATATATTTTTACAACAAGCCATCTATGGCTTTCGCCAGCTTATGGTCCTTTTCTGTGATCACATCTCCCGCGTCATGTGTACATAGGTATATTTCTACCTTATTATAAACATTTGTCCAGTTAGGGTGATGGTCCATCTTTTCAGCAACAAGGGCAACTTTTGTCATAAATGCGAACGCTTCTCTGAAGTTTTTAAATTCGAAGGAACGGTACAGTTGGTTCTTTTTTTCTTCCCACATAACAAAAGGATTTAATCATGAAACAAAGCCTTGTTCACGGGTGCAATTCGGTGAAGGAACGGACCGGGGTATACCGGTCAAAAGATGAGATTCATCTTATTTTTAATCTCTCTAATATCCAATAAAGATACTAATTGTACAAGCTCTACGTGGCGTAATTGATCTATTAATTTCTTAACGTCATCTAACTGGTAATAATCGCCTTTGACCATCCAGAGATAGTTTACATTCTTTAATTCTGGCAACAGGTACTCTGCCTGGCAGTGATTATTATAGAAATAGTGAACAGACGATTTTGTCGGTTCTTCAAACTCAAAAACGCTGAAATAGAAAGCCCTGTTGTTTTTGGACAGGTTAATTTCCAGGGAATTATTCACCCGGAAATCAAGGTGCATGTAGTTATTAATCTGCCAGCACAGTTGGTAGTCGCGGGCGGAAGACACAATACCAATAACGTGGGTCGATTCGAAAAAATCTTCCAGCAGTTGATCCTGGTCCAGCTTTAACTTTAATACCGACATATAATAATTTCTAATACAGTATGCGCCAGGGGCTTAGTTTTTTAGTCTGTTTGTTGCCTGTTGCTTTCCTGGAAGCCAAAGTACGGCTTTAAAATTTAATATTCTGCCCTCCTTTATTAGTGCCTTCGGTTTCGTCCATTCCTTATCAGGAATCCGACCCCTCCCGGTTTCCGGCC from Chitinophaga filiformis carries:
- a CDS encoding IPExxxVDY family protein; the encoded protein is MSVLKLKLDQDQLLEDFFESTHVIGIVSSARDYQLCWQINNYMHLDFRVNNSLEINLSKNNRAFYFSVFEFEEPTKSSVHYFYNNHCQAEYLLPELKNVNYLWMVKGDYYQLDDVKKLIDQLRHVELVQLVSLLDIREIKNKMNLIF
- a CDS encoding LytR/AlgR family response regulator transcription factor, whose translation is MIKAVIIDDERNSRDIISLMLEKYCPDVQIAATASDCADGIATIREHQPQLVFLDLEMPDGTGFDVLLGTKDVPPFEAVFVTAFEKKFLHTIRFSEVEIILKPIDRESLMTAVSKITGRIHANASTTRYKVLLENFNSGKNINMDLVIPLTQQDDMIVPLNTIAYLEANTEKCTIHLVDKEQLQAERSFRYYTDLFGALRFYQINNHQMVQLSQISSIEHDGNKVLLKNGVKLEVADRRKKDLVSHWKQYR
- the rho gene encoding transcription termination factor Rho, which translates into the protein MLVPELLDIAEKLDVPNAKKLSKQDLIYKILDKQAVMASEGNPANGEEKKTRKRKSKKDEEAEEAHVAEATAADEKPKRGRKPAASGVKTKESELEEPKTQETKPKKKNFDIDLDIPSLTFDDDDDVIIPQFTEDAEEEEEEDVITALPVAEEEEEEEDEDDFVIPEEPVLAQKQRFQSNKKEPAFNIEFDGIIISEGVLEMMPDGYGFLRSSDYNYLSSPDDIYVSPSQIKLFGLKTGDTVKGSVRPPKEGEKYFALLKVETINGKSPEEVRDRVPFDYLTPLFPFEKLRLTTTSNNYSTRIMDLFTPIGKGQRGLIVAQPKVGKTMLLKEVANAIATNHPEVYLMVVLIDERPEEVTDMERSVKAEVIASTFDEPAEKHVKVSAIALQKAKRLVECGHDVVILLDSITRLARAHNTVAPASGKVLSGGVEANAMQKPKQFFGAARKIENGGSLTILATALIDTGSKMDEVIFEEFKGTGNMELQLDRKLANRRIFPAIDVSASSTRRDDLLLEKDILKRIHILRNHLADMNTEESMHFMLQHMRGTKNNEEFLISMNG
- the asnS gene encoding asparagine--tRNA ligase, which translates into the protein MSQRVKVKQILQDEKTDYPVVVKGWIRSFRNNQFIALNDGSTNNNIQVVLDMESVTPELLKRLTTGAAISVSGQVIPSLGKGQRVEVKAIELEILGDCDPEKYPLQLKNRPSLEYLREIAHLRFRTNTFGAIFRLRHSLAFAVHKFFNEKGFVYLHTPIITASDAEGAGEMFHVTSFDLKNPPLTESGEIDYKEDFFGRATNLTVSGQLEGELGAMAFGDIYTFGPTFRAENSNTARHLAEFWMIEPEMAFYDLEDNMNLAEAFIKYVIGYALENNREDLEFLAQRLADEEKQKPQQERSDMGLIEKLEFVLNNEFVRITYTEAIDILKNSKPNKTKKFNYLIEDWGADLQSEHERYLVEKHFKKPVILTDYPKAIKAFYMKQNEDGKTVRAMDILFPGIGEIVGGSQREENYDKLVTRMQEMHLPVEEMSWYLDTRRFGTAPHAGFGLGFERLVLFVTGMGNIRDVIPFPRTPKSAEF
- a CDS encoding 4a-hydroxytetrahydrobiopterin dehydratase, whose protein sequence is MWEEKKNQLYRSFEFKNFREAFAFMTKVALVAEKMDHHPNWTNVYNKVEIYLCTHDAGDVITEKDHKLAKAIDGLL
- a CDS encoding histidine kinase; the encoded protein is MIRIYLLFLLFCYSINASANTPAKDTLVADFDYLPSTVDLRPYVMSLEDKGGLLTPQQIIPASFNHNYHLFHVEKKHIGKGNNCWLKLHVKNAGSHDSVLTLFTGWHDDMSWYVQDSGRNRLRLLMQTGLMKDRGDVRRWEHYGFNLMVPPGQTRTFYLHINNKYYNENGLMPVLFNALQYSEFRSGQLEYFRGESILIHVLMGMLLVCLAIAVINYIQLPDKSYMYFAAYMLGLIFFFTLRLESQPYQLSVFYRWPMLKYYWDVPALLFCFYLMYLAFGNTFLNLQERYPFMEKLFTTVSAVIGGIIIICFYCIAQEQYQVPAMIYSYVYISTLLPLLVVFIALARRSRHHPLVRFFLFGSLCFYMASFGSFLMLIRPLGLINALGEMSAPSLLIVAGVLLQSMFFLAGLSYRNKLVHHERTRTQELLIKQLNKNKELQHKLNEQLEELVKEQTTEILRKKQELEEQRKMHLETEYDKKLTEIELKAIRAQINPHFIFNCLNSIQLFVMQRDFEYAQKYLSDFSYLIRKTLDFSRRNFISLADEIAYLNTYLGLEKMRFEHKMEYEIIVDPAIATSELEVPAMLLQPYVENAVKYGMTNSNYPIGKLLIQFNQTDPDMLECLIEDNGIGIIRSKTLRTLPKHHQSSGMEISFNRAELLNKMYNTGIHIDVIDKSENNNTESGTIVRILIPQL